The bacterium genome contains the following window.
CGATTTGCGACGTGGTTCCGTCATCGACTTCGACAAACCCGAAGTCAAAACCGGTCTCAAGAGCATAGCGATGGGTGAAGGAGATGACCGGATTGTTGCCGAGAAGAATCGGCGGTGATGTCAGGATAGCGTTCATGCTGTTGGGGTATTGGCCCGTCCCTTCATTCCCGGAGTACCACGCGTGCGTTGGGGACGCAGAGCGTCGTGTAGAGAGGTGCCAGAGGTCGTTCGTCCCCGAGTGTGTCCAGCCGTTGTCGCCGGATTCCATATTGTCCGCAAACACCGGATTGCCGACTACGGCCGTCACGGAGAGGGTCGTATCGAGACCGTTGGCAGTCATTAGATGAAGCTCGCAGAGAATCGCGCCGGGTGAAGCAAATCCCGCAGACACGTTCAGAACAAAGGGTGTCGTGTTTTCATCCGAGGTTTGTGTCGGAAGTGCTGGCCAAGAGGCAGCGCCCGTCTCAACCGTGATGCCCGGCGTGTTTGTGGAAATCACTCCGGAAATCGCATCGAGGTTCTGCGCGCCGGTATTACGCAAGTGAATATACATGGCCACACTTTCACCGGGTTCGACAACTCCGTCCTGATCGCCGTTCACGTCGGTTTGATCCTGAAAGATCTTCGTGACACGAAAGTCGGGTGGCACGAGAAATTCCGCATAGCGCGCAACGAACAGATTGGCAGGAAGATTCTCCAGGGCAAGAGGCCCAATTCGCGACGGCTGCGGCCAGAAGCCGTCAGAGGCGCTCCCGACTTCAGTAGTGAAGCTATAAACCTTATTCTTGGTGGACTGTTCTCCGTAGCACCAGTCGTTGCAATCCCCGTTCACATTGTACAGGAGCTGCCAAGGCGGACCCACATCGTAGACTGCACCATTGACTTGCTGAATCAGGTACTGCATGGAGTCGGCCATCATCGCAAAAGCCGGATTGTCGGGTGTGAAGCCACCCTGGAAGGACTGAGTGCCCCACGGATAGAGAATCAGATTGGAATAAGTGTGATAGTTCATCGCCAAGACAAAGTCGCGCGATTCAATAAACCTGCGAAGCGAATCAGTCTCCGGCTCAGAGAACGGGCCGGTTCCACGATAGGTCTCTGAACTGGGTGTTGGCGAAGAGCCGCTATTGTCATATCCCCAGTTGAAGCCCCAATTTCGATTCAAGTCAACTCCAAAGCTGCCGTTGCCGTTATTGCGCCGATTCTTGCGCCACATGCCGCCGCCGTTGGGATTGGTCTGCTGATTGTACAGATAGCCGTCAACATTGATGCAGGGGATGAAGTAGAATTCGCGATTATCCACGAGGTATGTGACGTCGGGGTATACACCGTAATTGTTTGTCAGGTAGTCCATGAAGACAAAGAGCAGCTCCATCGCGGCCGGTTCACGAGAGTGAATGAGCGAATTGTAGAGCAATTCAATTTCGTCCTCATCCACTTCCGGGTTGTCACTGATCTTCATGCAGTGGATGTCACGCCCTTCAATCGTCCGCCCGACCACAAATCGTGCGGTGGTGATATCGGGATGCTGCGCGTGAATCGAGTCCATCGCGGCCAAAACTTCGGAGTGAGTTTTGTATCCCCCCATCTCGTCGAGAGATCCTTCTTCTCGCGCGCGACGGGCATAAAACTCTTCAAGGTCGGGTTCGATTACATCCCAAGTGTATCCTTGAGCTTCAAGATAGGCAAAGTCGCCCGGCAGGGCCGCAACCAGCACGCCGGGTTCTGCATCCTGCGGCATAAGATCCAAGCGGTCATCCTGCAACAGCGCTTTCTCGTGAACCGGAGTCTTACCGTATACGCGAATCAAGGCATGGTGTGCATAGTCTGAAGCATAGGCCACAGTCAGTCCTATCGTGAGCAGAGCAAGCAAGCAAGCGGACCTAATCATTTGACACCTCGAACAGGGCTAATGAGTAACAGATTTTTCCAAATCATAAGAGCGCGAATCCGATGCCACAACAGGAGCAGGAGATCCGGCGAGGGTAACAACGTAAAGGCGAATCGGGTCAGCAGGCAAAGACACCGAGTGTGTCGTGTCCGTAGTTTGCGCGGTCAACAGAGAGTATACTGAGTCGCCGGGCAGCGCACTCCAGACGCTGTACGCGCCGGTTGGGTGGGAGGACCATCGTAGTCTTAGCATACTGCTGTCCCAGGAGATCACGGTGCGCGGTTCGAACGGCACGCCACCTTGCACTGCGGCAAGAAACTGCACATCTCCGCCATCCGGAGCCGACGTTTGAATGGTCAACGGGAACGACGTGAGGCCTTGCGCAAGTGAATTATTTTTGAATCGCAGCCTGACTTCCTGCATTCCCTGCGAAGGGACAACTCCTTGTGCACCCGCAAGGATGCGCACCGACGCCGCACTCGTGTCAGGTCGCAAGAAGCGGATGGTCATCAGGCTGTCCACGAGCGTTCCATTGTAGGAGAGCTGCAGATACTCGCCGGTTCTGCCGCCCTTGATGCCCGTCGTATACAAACTGCGCGAACCCCGCAGATGTTCGTAGACGAAGTCAATCTGTCCGGTTGGATAGAGAATTGCCTGAAAAGTCATATTCTGACTGGGCTGCGCCCCGTGTGGCGGAATTTCATTCCATTGCACGATGAAACGATCGTTCACGACGTCATAGTGCTCAAG
Protein-coding sequences here:
- a CDS encoding zinc carboxypeptidase, translated to MIRSACLLALLTIGLTVAYASDYAHHALIRVYGKTPVHEKALLQDDRLDLMPQDAEPGVLVAALPGDFAYLEAQGYTWDVIEPDLEEFYARRAREEGSLDEMGGYKTHSEVLAAMDSIHAQHPDITTARFVVGRTIEGRDIHCMKISDNPEVDEDEIELLYNSLIHSREPAAMELLFVFMDYLTNNYGVYPDVTYLVDNREFYFIPCINVDGYLYNQQTNPNGGGMWRKNRRNNGNGSFGVDLNRNWGFNWGYDNSGSSPTPSSETYRGTGPFSEPETDSLRRFIESRDFVLAMNYHTYSNLILYPWGTQSFQGGFTPDNPAFAMMADSMQYLIQQVNGAVYDVGPPWQLLYNVNGDCNDWCYGEQSTKNKVYSFTTEVGSASDGFWPQPSRIGPLALENLPANLFVARYAEFLVPPDFRVTKIFQDQTDVNGDQDGVVEPGESVAMYIHLRNTGAQNLDAISGVISTNTPGITVETGAASWPALPTQTSDENTTPFVLNVSAGFASPGAILCELHLMTANGLDTTLSVTAVVGNPVFADNMESGDNGWTHSGTNDLWHLSTRRSASPTHAWYSGNEGTGQYPNSMNAILTSPPILLGNNPVISFTHRYALETGFDFGFVEVDDGTTSQIVAGPFTGNNGTFESVTVPLAQFGPGSIVRIKFRQTSDGFVTDEGWFVDDVTLGTAPTISPNPDLVLVAMDTNSTTDRNVIINNAGGSDLVYSVIFQNGTAATDTGGPDSFGYRWQDSDDACGPAYTWLPIGALGTPLTWVEGEGDLSRGPYSLPFEFPFYGELYDRIWINANGWVSFIDSTSTAYLNTSLPSASAPAAAIFPWWDDLKPQLAGTNVRYWNNGLDSAAVHFENIRAGTAPTQGTYNFQLLLTAWGECRVFYGNMGTIRLTSATIGIQNAAKSVGLTVLNNQAGVASNEARRFALGPRWVSVLPTSGVVAPNSADTLRLHFLGPELCGMPSLSGLIVRSNDPRSAEITIPISVSADVSLDAPAELTIYPDGENILLRWQPVAGASSYDVLFYYETGGLPTIIGTTGSTSYTHVDALDVPIGFYQVVALP